A genomic stretch from Marinifilum sp. JC120 includes:
- a CDS encoding metal ABC transporter ATP-binding protein, translating into MNTMVDTKYGPSISFENVSLTLGNTRILKDLSFEIYSGALHCIIGPNGGGKTSLLRSLLGQMPHSGNINIDWQENRTIGYVPQTLNYDTTLPVTVENFMSMTCQNRPAFMNPSAKDRKLIGAALERVNMAGKAKRIFGQLSGGERQRVLLAQALLPEPSLLILDEPTTGLDKAGAAIMRGLLKELKTKGVTIIIIHHDLMEVKEIGDCVTCINREVLFSGCPTEELTPDRILNIFSSARQAA; encoded by the coding sequence ATGAACACCATGGTTGATACAAAATACGGACCTTCAATCAGCTTTGAGAACGTCAGTCTGACTCTGGGCAACACCCGGATTCTTAAAGATCTGAGCTTTGAAATATATTCCGGGGCCCTGCATTGCATCATCGGTCCCAACGGCGGCGGCAAAACATCCCTGCTCCGTTCGCTGCTGGGCCAGATGCCTCATTCGGGGAATATCAATATAGATTGGCAGGAAAACCGCACAATCGGCTACGTGCCCCAGACCCTTAACTACGATACCACCCTGCCCGTTACCGTGGAAAATTTCATGTCCATGACCTGTCAGAACAGGCCCGCCTTCATGAATCCATCCGCAAAGGACCGCAAACTTATCGGAGCAGCCCTTGAACGGGTCAATATGGCCGGGAAAGCAAAACGCATTTTCGGACAGCTTTCCGGCGGGGAAAGGCAACGCGTGCTGCTGGCACAGGCCCTGCTCCCGGAACCTTCCCTGCTGATCCTTGATGAACCCACCACCGGACTGGATAAGGCCGGAGCAGCCATCATGCGTGGACTCCTGAAAGAGCTGAAGACGAAAGGCGTAACCATCATAATCATCCATCACGATCTCATGGAAGTTAAGGAGATCGGTGATTGCGTGACCTGCATCAACCGCGAAGTCCTTTTCTCAGGATGCCCCACAGAAGAGCTCACCCCGGACCGCATTCTGAACATATTCAGCTCAGCAAGGCAGGCAGCATAA
- a CDS encoding alpha/beta hydrolase: protein MMKSQRKILKKLFLSSHLKLLTTILFCLFWLNVSPGNVQAENDIPRTTTSKDGSTISYEIYGEGKIPLIFVHGWCCDSRYWRKQVPFFSKKDRIVLVDLAGHGHSSAERSNYTMKSFGEDVAAVITAINANKAILIGHSMGGPVIAETARIMPDKVIALIGIDTFENIEYPLDEKGKREFLAPLEEDFPSGSSRMVNMMFSNSTSQRIRDWVVADMSSAPPKVALSANHAYFDRYITGEAATIFDEVRQPVYCVSGELWPINYEANRRHMSSFEAITLKGAAHFLMLARPDEFNKALDETIKTILKNNKLN, encoded by the coding sequence ATGATGAAATCACAGAGAAAAATTTTAAAAAAATTGTTTTTATCTTCACACCTCAAACTATTAACAACAATTTTATTTTGCCTCTTTTGGCTCAATGTCAGTCCCGGAAATGTACAGGCCGAAAACGATATACCGCGAACAACTACTTCTAAAGACGGAAGTACTATATCCTATGAGATATACGGTGAAGGAAAGATCCCCCTCATCTTTGTACATGGTTGGTGTTGTGACAGTAGATACTGGAGAAAACAGGTTCCTTTTTTTTCAAAAAAAGACAGAATCGTTCTTGTTGACCTCGCTGGACATGGGCACTCTTCTGCTGAGCGTTCAAACTATACAATGAAGTCATTCGGCGAAGACGTTGCAGCTGTAATCACTGCTATCAATGCCAATAAAGCAATCTTGATCGGACATTCCATGGGCGGTCCTGTCATAGCTGAAACCGCGAGAATAATGCCAGATAAGGTAATCGCACTGATAGGAATAGATACGTTCGAAAATATCGAATATCCACTTGATGAAAAAGGGAAACGTGAGTTCCTCGCCCCACTTGAAGAAGACTTCCCTTCAGGAAGCAGCAGGATGGTGAACATGATGTTTTCAAATTCTACTTCACAGCGCATTCGGGACTGGGTAGTTGCTGATATGTCATCCGCCCCGCCAAAAGTCGCACTTAGTGCCAACCACGCGTATTTCGATCGATATATAACAGGAGAGGCTGCTACTATTTTTGACGAGGTTCGCCAGCCAGTTTATTGCGTAAGTGGCGAACTGTGGCCCATTAATTATGAAGCTAACCGCAGGCACATGAGTTCCTTTGAAGCAATAACACTGAAGGGAGCTGCTCACTTTCTTATGCTCGCCCGCCCAGACGAATTCAACAAAGCGTTGGATGAAACAATAAAAACAATTCTCAAAAATAACAAATTAAATTAA
- a CDS encoding bifunctional oligoribonuclease/PAP phosphatase NrnA, whose amino-acid sequence MEARLKEICRILKEEDDFLVAAHFNPDGDALGSTAAMGYILEKLGKRYRLYNQSGKPEAMNWFETPSPILTEIPKGFDGWYIILDCGDAPRMGETLMNAMDQEKSINIDHHMGNSGFAAVNWVDTNRPAVGEMVTLIAREFNISLSGKLGESIYLSIATDTGFFTYNNTKPETLEIIADIIRYGLDLGDFVPKIRNQWTMKRINLWATALGKVEMHHDGQTALLFIPQEMLDESGSGGPDCEGLVSFILRIQGVRVAVLIREDSPMRYKFSLRSQSRDNVQVVASLFGGGGHKNASGGLIENNPDTVRERLISAIGDKVIN is encoded by the coding sequence ATGGAAGCTCGACTAAAAGAGATATGTCGGATTCTTAAAGAAGAGGACGACTTTCTCGTAGCAGCCCATTTTAATCCGGACGGTGATGCTTTAGGCTCAACCGCCGCCATGGGCTATATCCTCGAAAAGCTCGGTAAGCGTTACCGCCTCTACAACCAGAGCGGCAAGCCCGAAGCCATGAATTGGTTCGAGACTCCCTCCCCTATTCTCACTGAAATCCCCAAAGGATTTGATGGCTGGTATATCATCCTTGATTGCGGTGATGCACCACGCATGGGCGAAACGCTCATGAACGCCATGGATCAGGAAAAATCCATAAACATTGACCATCACATGGGCAATTCCGGGTTCGCTGCCGTAAACTGGGTAGACACCAACCGCCCTGCAGTAGGCGAGATGGTAACTCTTATTGCCCGTGAATTTAATATTTCCCTCTCCGGCAAGCTTGGTGAATCCATCTACCTGTCCATTGCCACTGATACCGGATTCTTTACCTACAACAACACCAAACCTGAGACCCTCGAAATAATCGCAGATATCATTCGCTATGGTCTTGATTTAGGTGATTTTGTACCCAAAATCCGTAACCAGTGGACCATGAAACGCATCAATCTCTGGGCCACAGCACTGGGCAAGGTTGAGATGCATCATGACGGGCAGACCGCCTTGCTCTTCATCCCGCAGGAAATGCTTGATGAATCCGGTTCAGGAGGACCTGATTGTGAAGGTCTGGTCAGCTTTATCCTCCGCATTCAGGGAGTACGCGTTGCCGTGCTCATCCGTGAAGACAGCCCTATGCGCTACAAATTCAGCTTACGCTCACAATCCCGCGACAACGTTCAGGTTGTGGCCTCTCTCTTCGGAGGCGGTGGACACAAGAATGCCAGCGGCGGACTCATTGAAAACAACCCCGATACCGTACGTGAAAGACTCATCTCCGCTATCGGTGATAAAGTTATAAATTAA
- a CDS encoding 30S ribosomal protein S15, whose protein sequence is MVMTAEDKAKVIEEYQTKPGDTGSPEVQVAILTARIKYLTDHFKSHKKDFHSRTGLLKMVGQRRNILKYLKSKDVQRYRDLIARLGLRK, encoded by the coding sequence ATGGTTATGACTGCTGAAGACAAGGCAAAAGTAATTGAAGAATACCAGACCAAACCTGGTGACACCGGTTCCCCTGAAGTACAGGTTGCTATTCTTACCGCAAGAATCAAGTACCTGACCGACCACTTCAAGAGCCACAAAAAGGATTTTCACTCCCGCACCGGCCTGCTGAAAATGGTTGGCCAGCGCAGAAACATCCTCAAGTACCTGAAGTCTAAAGACGTTCAGCGTTACCGCGATCTTATTGCAAGACTTGGTCTGCGCAAATAA
- the rbfA gene encoding 30S ribosome-binding factor RbfA: MKTSTSRRSVKMGDQIMREIATMLIEEIADPRLEMVSISGVRMNKDNNIAEVMFTMAGDKDKITAAVKALDKAKGFIRSKLSKRIRVRQIPELRFVHDNFLEEMVYGSSTKRDMSDS, encoded by the coding sequence ATGAAGACTTCGACATCACGCCGTTCCGTTAAAATGGGCGACCAGATCATGCGCGAAATTGCGACAATGCTCATTGAAGAGATTGCCGACCCACGCCTCGAGATGGTTTCCATCAGCGGGGTGCGTATGAATAAAGACAATAATATAGCCGAGGTGATGTTCACCATGGCCGGGGACAAGGATAAAATCACTGCTGCGGTCAAGGCTCTGGATAAAGCCAAGGGTTTCATTCGCAGTAAACTGAGCAAACGTATCCGCGTCCGTCAAATCCCCGAACTCAGGTTCGTGCACGACAACTTCCTTGAGGAGATGGTTTATGGAAGCTCGACTAAAAGAGATATGTCGGATTCTTAA
- a CDS encoding DUF503 domain-containing protein, whose protein sequence is MIIGVLSLEFRLHGNRSLKGKRKISLSLKQKLRNKFNLSISEVEAMDSHERLILAAVTVANETRKVESTLSKALAMIEAMAPAELIHCETEIFSS, encoded by the coding sequence ATGATAATCGGCGTACTGTCACTGGAATTCAGACTGCACGGAAACAGATCTCTCAAGGGAAAACGTAAAATATCCCTCAGCCTGAAGCAAAAGCTTCGAAACAAATTCAACCTCTCGATTTCTGAAGTTGAAGCAATGGACTCCCACGAAAGGCTCATACTCGCCGCAGTGACTGTAGCCAATGAAACACGCAAGGTTGAATCAACTTTGTCAAAAGCACTGGCAATGATCGAAGCCATGGCCCCGGCTGAATTGATTCATTGCGAAACAGAAATTTTCAGTTCCTGA
- a CDS encoding translation initiation factor IF-2, translated as MASKIKVKELATELGVNTKDILQKLRDLGVQAKSTVANIDAEQADTIRKELSGKSGKVEQREVQPGVIVRRRKGGRGKAKAEEAETKTEAPAKEEEKEAPAEKKQEAKEKKAPAKKKPAKKAPAKSEKPMVKVIKPEEIEKKEEAPVVEEPKASEVDTPPAAKEVESKEPAKEAPAEKTAKAAKEKSAEAPKAEAEKKPAGKAEAKGEPKKKKRKKKKEIEAPKVKIISRPDPNLQAAQRAAEGPGGARRRPTDGDRPSGGRPGGGRPGGGRPGGGRPGGPGGGRPGGPGGGRPGGPGGGRPGGPGGGRPGGPGGGRPVPGAPAPGNDQSKKKKFKKDRRVVEFGKDRRKTDQERDLESKFRGKKRGKKGRNRVEQAPVVQKPLKAAKRKIKFNEAIRLSDMAHQMGLKAQELIKTLFGLGVMATINQSLDLDTTTLLAAEFEYEVENVSYSEEELLVPTSEVDEEKNLKARPPIVTIMGHVDHGKTSLLDAIRHSTVTDGEAGGITQHIGAYHVSTERGEIVFLDTPGHEAFTTMRMRGAQVTDIVILVVAADDGVMDQTREAISHSKAAGVPIVVAVNKMDKEGANPERVQRELSDFDLVPEDWGGDTMFVPVSAKEGTGLDTLLEMVQLQAEVLELKANPDKSARGNIVEAKLDKGRGPVGTVLIQEGTINQGDPFVCGLYHGRVRAMFDDRGKKINSAGPAFPVEIQGFDGIPEAGDEFICVADDKIARRIAQERKLKHRERELAGKSKVTLESFLASKPNQEVQTLNVVLKADVQGSLEAINEALAKLATDEIKVEVIHGGAGAITESDILLASASQAIIIGFNVRPTVKIKEIAEREEVEIRFYDIIYKLVGEIKDAMGGMLSPDIKEEYLGQAEVRQTFSVPKVGVIAGCLVADGKLTRHAQVRLLRDGVVIYTGTLTSLKRFKDDAKEVAKGYECGVGLEKFNDIKEGDFIEAFQVVEVARTLE; from the coding sequence ATGGCTTCAAAAATCAAAGTAAAGGAATTAGCCACCGAGCTCGGGGTTAATACCAAAGACATCCTTCAAAAACTCCGCGACCTTGGCGTACAGGCAAAAAGCACTGTAGCCAATATTGACGCGGAACAGGCAGATACCATCCGCAAGGAACTTTCCGGCAAGTCCGGCAAAGTTGAACAGCGCGAGGTTCAGCCCGGTGTAATCGTGCGCCGTCGCAAAGGCGGTCGCGGCAAAGCGAAAGCTGAAGAAGCGGAAACAAAAACAGAGGCTCCCGCAAAAGAAGAAGAAAAAGAAGCTCCGGCAGAGAAAAAGCAGGAAGCTAAAGAGAAAAAGGCTCCAGCGAAGAAAAAACCTGCCAAAAAGGCCCCCGCTAAAAGCGAGAAGCCCATGGTCAAAGTGATCAAGCCTGAAGAAATTGAAAAGAAAGAAGAAGCCCCCGTAGTTGAAGAGCCCAAAGCCTCCGAAGTGGACACTCCCCCCGCCGCAAAGGAAGTTGAAAGCAAAGAGCCAGCTAAAGAAGCTCCGGCTGAAAAAACAGCCAAGGCAGCAAAAGAAAAATCCGCGGAAGCCCCTAAAGCCGAAGCGGAAAAGAAACCTGCTGGTAAAGCTGAAGCAAAAGGCGAACCCAAGAAGAAAAAGCGCAAGAAGAAAAAAGAAATCGAAGCGCCCAAAGTAAAAATTATTTCCAGACCTGATCCCAACCTTCAGGCTGCCCAGCGTGCAGCAGAAGGCCCGGGTGGAGCAAGACGTCGTCCTACCGACGGTGACAGACCCTCCGGTGGTCGTCCCGGCGGCGGTAGACCCGGCGGTGGTCGTCCCGGTGGCGGACGCCCCGGCGGTCCCGGTGGAGGTCGTCCCGGCGGTCCCGGTGGAGGTCGTCCCGGCGGTCCCGGTGGAGGTCGTCCCGGAGGTCCCGGAGGAGGACGTCCCGGCGGTCCCGGTGGCGGAAGACCTGTTCCCGGTGCACCAGCTCCCGGTAATGATCAGAGCAAGAAGAAGAAATTCAAGAAGGACAGACGCGTCGTTGAGTTCGGCAAAGATCGTCGCAAGACTGATCAGGAAAGAGATCTTGAAAGTAAGTTTCGCGGCAAGAAAAGAGGCAAGAAAGGCAGGAACCGTGTTGAACAGGCTCCTGTTGTTCAGAAACCTCTCAAGGCTGCAAAACGTAAAATCAAGTTCAACGAGGCTATCCGCCTCTCCGATATGGCCCACCAGATGGGACTTAAAGCTCAGGAACTCATCAAGACCCTTTTCGGTCTCGGTGTAATGGCGACTATCAACCAGTCCTTGGACCTTGATACCACCACCCTGCTGGCAGCAGAGTTTGAATACGAAGTTGAAAACGTATCCTACTCCGAAGAAGAGCTGCTTGTGCCTACCAGCGAAGTGGATGAAGAGAAGAATCTCAAAGCCCGCCCGCCCATCGTTACCATTATGGGTCACGTTGACCACGGTAAAACATCACTGCTCGACGCCATTCGTCACAGTACTGTTACCGACGGAGAAGCAGGCGGCATCACTCAGCATATCGGTGCGTACCATGTTTCCACTGAACGCGGTGAGATCGTATTCCTCGATACTCCCGGTCACGAAGCGTTTACCACCATGCGTATGCGTGGAGCACAGGTAACTGATATTGTTATCCTCGTTGTTGCAGCTGATGACGGCGTCATGGATCAGACCCGTGAAGCTATCAGTCACTCTAAAGCTGCCGGCGTTCCCATTGTTGTTGCTGTCAACAAAATGGATAAGGAAGGAGCCAACCCCGAAAGAGTTCAGCGTGAGCTGTCCGATTTCGACCTCGTTCCCGAAGACTGGGGCGGCGATACCATGTTCGTTCCGGTTTCCGCCAAAGAGGGTACCGGACTCGATACTCTGCTTGAAATGGTTCAGTTGCAGGCTGAAGTTCTTGAACTCAAGGCCAACCCTGACAAATCAGCACGCGGTAACATTGTTGAAGCAAAACTCGACAAAGGCCGTGGTCCGGTCGGAACCGTCCTCATTCAGGAAGGTACCATCAATCAGGGCGACCCTTTTGTCTGCGGCCTCTACCATGGACGTGTTCGTGCCATGTTTGATGACCGCGGCAAAAAGATCAACAGCGCAGGCCCGGCCTTCCCGGTCGAGATTCAGGGTTTTGACGGTATTCCCGAAGCCGGTGATGAGTTTATCTGCGTAGCAGACGACAAAATCGCCCGCCGCATTGCTCAGGAGCGTAAGCTCAAGCACCGCGAACGCGAACTGGCAGGAAAATCCAAGGTTACCCTTGAATCCTTCCTCGCTTCCAAACCGAACCAGGAAGTACAGACTCTTAACGTTGTCCTCAAGGCTGACGTACAGGGTTCACTTGAAGCGATCAACGAAGCTCTTGCCAAACTGGCTACTGATGAGATCAAGGTTGAAGTCATCCACGGCGGTGCCGGTGCAATCACTGAATCCGACATCCTGCTGGCTTCCGCTTCACAGGCAATCATTATCGGCTTCAACGTAAGACCGACTGTGAAGATCAAGGAAATCGCAGAGCGCGAAGAAGTGGAAATCCGCTTCTACGACATCATCTACAAGCTGGTTGGCGAAATCAAAGACGCCATGGGCGGCATGCTCTCTCCGGATATCAAGGAAGAGTACCTCGGCCAGGCAGAAGTTCGCCAGACCTTCTCTGTACCCAAAGTCGGTGTTATCGCCGGTTGTCTGGTTGCGGATGGCAAGCTGACCAGACATGCTCAGGTTCGTCTGCTGCGTGACGGCGTAGTTATCTACACCGGAACCCTGACCTCGCTGAAACGTTTCAAAGATGACGCTAAAGAAGTTGCCAAAGGCTACGAATGCGGTGTCGGTCTTGAGAAGTTCAACGACATTAAGGAAGGCGACTTTATCGAAGCCTTCCAGGTTGTGGAAGTAGCAAGAACCCTCGAATAA
- a CDS encoding ABC transporter substrate-binding protein: MSRLKIFVLTTLLLLSFSAQAHARTQSQMLVIGTTLHPYYSFVTNIVKDRAIVQPLIGEGFNPHNYRPQPEDIKRVMNLDVLVFNGIGHDEFAMEILGAAQMKGKIPLIFANKDVSLIPVAGNMDDLKIVNPHTFISVTTSIQQIYTIAAALADIDPENAKFYKKNGRKYVRKLRKLKAKYMKRIADLPDMDFRCATIHGGYDYLLQDFGLQVTAVIEPNHGLKPTANQLAKTIKKIKALNVDVIFTEMHFPDKYVETIHDETGIRIRHLSHLTGGSYSPEDFEKGIEANMKALTDALIEANQIKEENR; this comes from the coding sequence ATGTCTCGCCTAAAAATTTTCGTACTAACCACCCTGTTGCTCCTCTCATTTTCAGCACAGGCCCATGCCCGGACTCAAAGCCAAATGCTGGTCATCGGCACCACTCTCCATCCCTATTACAGCTTTGTGACCAACATCGTTAAAGACCGGGCAATTGTGCAACCACTCATCGGCGAAGGATTCAACCCGCACAACTATCGCCCGCAACCCGAAGACATTAAGCGGGTCATGAATCTTGACGTACTGGTATTCAACGGCATCGGCCATGATGAATTCGCCATGGAAATCCTTGGTGCAGCCCAGATGAAAGGCAAAATTCCACTCATCTTCGCCAACAAGGATGTTTCACTCATCCCGGTGGCCGGCAACATGGATGATCTTAAAATCGTCAACCCGCATACTTTTATATCCGTGACCACCTCCATCCAGCAGATTTACACCATTGCCGCTGCGCTGGCTGATATCGACCCGGAGAATGCTAAATTCTACAAAAAAAACGGGCGCAAATACGTACGCAAGCTGCGTAAGCTCAAAGCCAAATATATGAAGCGCATCGCCGACCTGCCAGATATGGATTTCCGCTGCGCCACTATCCACGGCGGCTACGACTATCTGTTGCAGGATTTCGGTCTTCAGGTCACAGCAGTTATCGAACCAAACCACGGCCTGAAGCCCACCGCCAACCAGCTTGCCAAGACAATCAAAAAAATCAAAGCCCTCAACGTGGATGTAATTTTCACGGAAATGCATTTCCCGGACAAATACGTGGAAACCATCCACGACGAAACCGGCATACGCATACGCCACCTTTCCCATCTTACAGGTGGTTCATATTCTCCTGAAGACTTTGAAAAGGGAATCGAAGCTAATATGAAAGCCCTGACTGATGCCCTCATCGAGGCTAACCAAATCAAAGAAGAAAATAGATGA
- the pnp gene encoding polyribonucleotide nucleotidyltransferase — MLVPFEPTSVTGRVGNLDITLETGRMANQTNGTVLIKSGGTVVLVTAVGMPADGPRDFFPLTCNYLERTYAAGRIPGGYFRREVGRPSDRETLVSRLMDRPVRPMFPKGYRDEVQVIATVLSADTDTNPDVLAMTGASAALHISDLPFNGPVAAARVGLVDNDFVLYPTYKGVAEQSDLNLVFAATRDAVIMVEGSSQFLSENTIAEALEWGHEQMAPMFDLQDALREKVGRPKMEVAAPVKDEEVITLVTENFADELDKALTIPAKMERRDAKSQVKAKAKALVEEKFPEEPARVKAVGDVMGDLEKKIVRKRIVDNGVRIDGRDLTTVRNLSMEVGSLPMTHGSALFRRGETSALAVCTLGSTRDEQRFETLIGEDTKRFMLHYNFPPYCVGEARFLRAPSRREIGHGTLAERALTPVLPAAEKFPFTMRVVSEVMDSNGSSSMASVCGTTLSLMDAGVPISAPVAGIAMGLCQEGDEYYVLTDILGDEDALGDMDFKVAGTEEGITAIQMDIKISGIPAQVLRNALGQAKEARQIILDDMKEVIEAPRAELSVNAPQMEVLQINPEKIRDLIGPGGKNIKAITAETAADIDIEDSGKVSIFAPTLESLKKTVEMVKYYDQTAELGKNYVGTVKKILEIGAIVEILPGLEGLLHISQIDVERIAEVTDVVQLGQEITVKVVEVQPNGRIRLSRKAWLMEQAGQEVNLDSFKMGGGRPGGPRGGRDGGRRDDRRGGGGGRRR; from the coding sequence ATGTTAGTACCTTTTGAACCCACTTCCGTAACCGGTCGTGTCGGTAATCTCGACATCACACTGGAAACCGGACGTATGGCGAACCAGACCAACGGAACCGTTCTGATCAAGTCCGGCGGCACCGTTGTTCTCGTTACTGCCGTAGGCATGCCCGCTGACGGCCCGCGCGACTTTTTTCCGCTGACCTGTAACTACCTTGAAAGAACATACGCCGCGGGTCGCATCCCCGGTGGTTACTTCCGCCGCGAAGTAGGCCGTCCTTCCGACCGTGAAACACTGGTTTCCCGTCTCATGGACCGCCCTGTACGCCCCATGTTCCCCAAAGGATACCGCGATGAAGTTCAGGTTATCGCAACCGTTCTTTCCGCTGACACCGACACCAACCCCGATGTTCTGGCAATGACCGGTGCATCCGCAGCACTGCACATCTCCGACCTTCCTTTCAACGGTCCTGTTGCAGCAGCCCGCGTCGGCCTTGTGGACAATGACTTCGTACTCTACCCCACCTACAAGGGTGTTGCTGAACAGAGCGATCTCAACCTCGTCTTCGCCGCAACCCGCGACGCAGTGATCATGGTTGAAGGTAGCTCCCAGTTCCTGTCTGAGAACACCATTGCAGAAGCACTGGAATGGGGTCACGAACAGATGGCTCCTATGTTCGACCTTCAGGACGCACTGCGCGAAAAAGTCGGTCGCCCCAAGATGGAAGTGGCTGCGCCTGTAAAAGACGAAGAAGTCATCACTCTCGTTACTGAAAACTTCGCTGATGAACTCGACAAAGCCCTGACCATTCCTGCTAAGATGGAACGTAGAGACGCCAAGTCTCAGGTTAAAGCTAAAGCCAAGGCACTGGTCGAGGAAAAATTCCCCGAAGAGCCTGCCAGAGTTAAAGCTGTCGGCGATGTAATGGGCGACCTTGAAAAGAAAATCGTGCGTAAGCGCATTGTGGATAACGGCGTACGTATCGATGGTCGCGACCTGACCACTGTCCGTAATCTTTCCATGGAAGTGGGCAGCCTGCCCATGACCCACGGTTCCGCCCTGTTCCGCCGCGGTGAGACTTCTGCTCTCGCTGTCTGCACACTGGGTTCCACCCGTGATGAGCAGCGTTTTGAAACCCTGATCGGTGAAGACACCAAGCGTTTCATGCTCCACTACAACTTCCCTCCGTACTGCGTTGGTGAAGCTAGGTTCCTGCGTGCTCCTTCCCGTCGTGAAATCGGCCACGGAACACTGGCTGAACGCGCTCTTACCCCGGTATTGCCCGCTGCGGAGAAGTTCCCCTTCACCATGCGTGTAGTTTCCGAAGTAATGGACTCTAACGGTTCTTCCTCCATGGCTTCCGTATGCGGCACCACCCTGTCCCTCATGGATGCCGGTGTACCCATCAGCGCGCCTGTTGCAGGTATTGCCATGGGTCTTTGCCAGGAAGGCGATGAATACTACGTTCTCACCGACATCCTCGGCGACGAAGATGCCCTCGGCGATATGGACTTCAAGGTTGCCGGTACTGAAGAAGGTATCACCGCAATCCAGATGGATATCAAAATCAGCGGTATTCCCGCTCAGGTTCTGCGCAACGCACTCGGTCAGGCTAAAGAAGCCCGTCAGATCATCCTTGATGATATGAAGGAAGTCATTGAAGCACCCAGAGCTGAACTTTCCGTTAACGCTCCGCAGATGGAAGTATTGCAGATCAACCCCGAGAAGATCCGTGACCTCATCGGACCCGGCGGTAAAAACATCAAAGCAATCACTGCTGAAACTGCAGCCGATATCGACATTGAAGATTCCGGTAAGGTTTCCATCTTCGCACCTACCCTTGAGTCCCTCAAGAAAACTGTGGAGATGGTTAAGTACTACGACCAGACCGCAGAACTGGGCAAAAACTACGTGGGTACTGTTAAGAAAATCCTCGAAATCGGCGCGATTGTTGAAATCCTGCCCGGTCTCGAAGGTCTCCTGCACATCTCCCAGATCGACGTTGAACGCATCGCTGAAGTTACCGATGTTGTCCAGCTCGGTCAGGAAATCACCGTTAAGGTTGTTGAAGTACAGCCCAACGGACGTATCCGTCTTTCCCGTAAGGCATGGCTCATGGAGCAGGCCGGACAGGAAGTCAATCTTGACTCTTTCAAGATGGGCGGCGGACGCCCCGGTGGTCCCAGAGGCGGACGTGATGGCGGTCGCCGCGACGACAGACGCGGTGGCGGTGGCGGACGTCGCAGATAG
- the truB gene encoding tRNA pseudouridine(55) synthase TruB: MGRKPKKSPFQKHGVLVLHKPSGPTSTDCLNSIKRELKQSKIGHAGTLDPLAEGVLLVMLGQATKLGPYLLGHDKVYTGSLSIGRTTDTYDIQGAETSTGDISEITEKMVENEILHWNDLTSQEVPAYSAAKHKGKPLYELARKGEKTPVKIKSIEIFDAEPLEVSLPLAHFRVGCSAGTYIRSLVHSLGSRLGCGAVMESLRREESRPYRLSEAHNLDEVLADPEGFEARIIPLAEALPHWHRFTVSEIMSGAIKNGTRIPVEDVAADQKIIEGERAMFLDTNGTALALMETKQIDGKLLWVILRGLWG, encoded by the coding sequence ATGGGAAGAAAACCTAAAAAAAGTCCTTTTCAAAAACACGGTGTTCTGGTTTTACATAAACCATCCGGTCCGACTTCAACCGACTGCCTCAATTCTATTAAGCGTGAGCTGAAGCAATCCAAGATTGGCCATGCAGGAACACTTGATCCTTTAGCCGAAGGCGTACTGCTGGTAATGCTCGGTCAGGCCACAAAACTCGGGCCTTATCTGCTGGGACATGATAAAGTATACACCGGAAGTTTGAGTATCGGAAGAACTACAGATACTTATGACATTCAAGGTGCTGAGACTTCCACCGGAGATATTTCCGAGATCACGGAAAAAATGGTGGAAAACGAAATTTTACACTGGAATGACTTGACTAGTCAGGAAGTTCCTGCCTATTCGGCTGCAAAGCATAAAGGTAAACCGCTCTATGAATTGGCCAGAAAAGGGGAAAAAACCCCGGTCAAAATCAAGAGCATTGAAATATTTGATGCAGAACCGCTGGAAGTGAGTCTGCCACTGGCCCATTTCCGAGTTGGGTGCTCTGCCGGCACCTACATACGCTCCCTGGTCCATAGCTTGGGGTCGCGGCTCGGATGCGGCGCGGTAATGGAATCACTTAGGCGCGAAGAAAGCCGGCCATATCGGCTGAGCGAAGCGCACAACCTCGATGAGGTTCTTGCCGATCCTGAAGGATTCGAGGCACGGATAATTCCGCTTGCGGAAGCCCTGCCTCACTGGCACAGGTTTACCGTTTCGGAAATCATGTCAGGAGCCATCAAGAACGGAACAAGAATCCCTGTTGAGGATGTAGCTGCTGATCAGAAAATTATCGAAGGCGAGAGGGCTATGTTCCTTGATACCAACGGTACAGCTCTGGCTCTTATGGAGACAAAGCAGATCGACGGCAAGCTTCTCTGGGTAATACTTCGCGGCTTGTGGGGTTGA